The genomic window AAAAGAAAAAGGTTCTTTGATAAACTGATTTGTCAAATGGAATTATTAAGAAAAACAAGCTTGTTTTGTAAGTTTTTTACCTTTATTATTTCGTTTTCGTTTTTGTAGGATGTTTTTTGACGCTAAAAAACACATTTTCAACGAATTTTGTAATTAAATTCTTGATTTTAATTTGTGTAATAAAAAAAATATTTGCATATTTGTTATACCCAAAAACTACTAGAAATCAAATGAACTTAAAAGTCAACAAAATGTTTTGTGCCATTTCGGTTAAGACCGAGACGGGGGTCTCTATTGCTTAAAAAAATTGTAAGAATACAATAATAATATAGTAAGAGCCTCTCAAGAAATTTTGGGAGGCTTTTTAATTTACAACAAATGCAGAATTTAAATAAAATACAATATAAATCACAGATGAATAAATCCTTACAGATGAACAAGATGTTTACTGTCGCGCTTATTTGCGCATACGTCTGTTGATACTAAAAGTATATATGAGTGTAAAAACTTAAACCCTTTTGGTATCTAAAAATCCAAAAGGGTTTTTTTATTCCAGAAAACGATTTAACAAAAAGATAAACGAGAAATAAAGATTATAAAACACAACTTAACTAAAACTTAATATCATGAGCACATTGAACTACTTAGCAGAAAAAATTTCAAATTTGAAAAACAGAAGGACTAGAAAAAATAATCCGCCACCAACAAACGAATTGGCTCACCCAAGATTCGGAATAACTGAGGCTGGAATCACAGAGGAAAGTAAAGGAGCTGAGAAAAAAGCACCAAACTCTTTATTGTTTTTGATGTATTCAAAAGAAAATGACACGCTTTTTATCTAAACGGAAAAAGCATCATAAACTAGGGTAAAACCTGCTTAATTTTACTGGGCATTTTTGTTCGGTAAATTTTTGCGTATAATAGTTTTTGCTAAAGTAAGTCTCAGAAATTTAACAAACACTTTTAGATAAAATTTGTTTGTTAGAGAAAATAGTAGTTAATTTGCACTCGTTAAGTTCAAACACGTATTGAAATGTTATAAAGAAAGGACGAGGGATTAGACCCGATGAAGCCTTAGCAACCCTTCGGTAAAACGAAGAAGGTGCTACATTCTACCACGCCAAACGTGGAAAGATAACAACAAGATTTTTTCTAGTTAAACCTAGTTTTTCTTTCTAATATTTCCATATACAAGTCAATAATACAATAGATTTGAAATTGGAAAATATACCAAATCCCATTATAATTCAAGATTTCATCACAGAAAGTGGTGCAACTTATCATTCTATACCATTAAGTTTTACGCTTGCAGGACAACCGCTGCACAGCGCGCCTATTGTTTTGGTTAATCATGCTTTAACTGGAAATTCGCAAGTTACTGGCGAAAACGGCTGGTGGAATGACTTAATTGGCGAAGGTAAAACCATTGATACTGCTGTTTATACCGTTTTAGCCTTTGATATTCCTGGAAACGGAAGCAACTCTTTCTTAATCGATAACTATTTAGATTTTACAGCAAGAGACATTGCAAGAATTTTTATTGAAGGAATTAAAGCCTTACAAATTGAAAAGCTTTTTGCTGTTATTGGAGGTTCTGTAGGAGGCGGAATTGCGTGGGAAATCTTGGCATTAGCACCAAACATTACAGAAAACCTTATTCCGATTGCGAGCGACTGGAAATCGACAGACTGGCTTATCGCAAATTGCTTTTTGCAAGAGCAAATTCTAAATAATTCTTCAAAACCAATCGAAGATGCTAGAATTCACGCCATGCTTTGTTACCGTTCGCCAGAATCATTCAAAGAAAAATTCCAAAGAACCATCAATCAAGATCTTTTGATTTTTAATATAGAAAGCTGGCTGGCGCATCACGGAAAAAAATTGCAGAAAAGATTTCAGTTGTCTTCTTATAAATTAATGAATCAGTTGCTTAAAACAATTGATATTACTAGAAATAGTGAAAGTTTTGAAAACTTAATGTCTAAAACGAAAGCTTCAATTCATATTGTCGGAATCAATTCAGATTTGTTTTTTACAGCAAAAGAAAACGTAGAAACCTACGAAGAATTGAAGAAGTTTAAAGACAATGTTTTTTATAGCGAAATTGATTCGGTTCACGGACATGACGCTTTTTTAATCGAGTACAAACAATTAGATCATTTACTTGCCGACATTTTTAAGGCAGAAACAATAAAGAAATAAAATGAAAGTATTAAAATTTGGAGGTAAATCATTAGCAAACGGAGAAGGACTTAATAAAGTTGTTTCAATCATTTCTGATAAAGTAAATCAAGGTGAAAAAATTGCCGTTGTAGTATCTGCGCGTGGAAATGCGACAGATGAGCTTGAATTTATCTTAAGCATTGCGGCTAAAAATGGCAGTTACAAAGAATTATTAGAAAATTTCAAAAAATATCAAATATCAGATTATCCACAGGTTGATTTGTCTGAAGAGTTTAATGTCTTAGACAAACTTTTTGAAGGCGTAAGTTTAATTGGAGATTACAGCAAAAAAATCAAAGATCAGATTTTGTCAAAAGGTGAATTGCTTTCGGCTAAATTATTGACAGCAATTTTATTGGAAAAAGGAATTCCAGCCAATTTTGTGGATACAAGAGATCTGCTGAAAACCGATTCTAAATTTGGCGATGCACAGCCATTAGAACAGCTTTCAAAGAAAAACGTAGTAAATTATTTTAAAGAACATAACGGAGAAACGGTTAATATAGTTACAGGTTTCATTGGATCTAACAACAACAACGATACAACTACTTTAGGTAGAAATGGCAGTAACTATACCGCTTCGTTAATCGCCAATTATTTAAATGCTGAAGAACTGCAAAACTTCACGCACGTAGACGGAATCTACACAGCAAACCCAGATTTGGTTGCAGATGCTAAAAAAATCGAATATTTATCGTTTAATGAAGCAAATGAGCTGGCAAATTTTGGAGCTACAATTCTTCATGCAAAGACAATTATTCCTTTGTTAGAAAAGAATATTCCGTTACGTATTTTAAATACTTTCAACCACGAAAACCGCGGAACTTTAATTACATCGGATTCTTCTAAAGAAGGAATTAAAACACTTTCTGTATTAGAAAATGTCTCTCTTGTAAATCTTGAAGGACGCGGATTACTTGGAAAAGCTGGAGTTGATGCCCGAATTTTTAAAGTAATGGGAGATCACAATATCAGTGTGAGTATTATTTCTCAAGGCTCATCTGAAAGAGGAATCGGATTGGTTGTGGCAACTGAAAAAGCAACTCTTGCAATGGTTGAATTAGAAAAAGAGTTTGAAAATGACTTTTATTCTAAAGATGTAAATCAGATTACAGTAACAGACAATGTATCGGTAATATCGATTATCGGGCAAGATTTGAGTACTTTCCACAAACCATACACCGCTTTAATCAAAAACAAAATTGTTCCGATTTTATTCAACAACACCGTAACAGGTAAAAACGTGAGTTTAGTTGTTAAAAAAGAGGAATTAAACAAAGCTTTAAATGTTATTCACGGAGAGATTTTTGGAGTTTCAAAAAAGATCAACATTGCCATTTTCGGTCACGGATTAGTTGGAGGAACTTTAATCAATCAGATTTTAGAATCGGCTGCGGCAATTGAAAAACGTAAGGACATTAAACTGAATGTTTTCGCTATAGCGAATTCTAAAAAACTGCTTTTAAACAAATACGGAGTTAACAGCAATTGGAAAAACGATATTGCAACCAAAGGCGAAGCTTACACCATAAAAGATATTATTGCTTACGCAAATGAACATCATTTAGAAAACTTAATTGCGATTGACAATACGGCAAGTGCAACTTTCGTTGAAAATTATATTCCGCTTGTAGAAAGCAGTTTCGATTTGATTTCTTCAAATAAAGTGGCGAATACATTAACTTATGGTTTTTACAAAGAATTAAGAAAAGCTTTGGCAGAAAACCAAAAGAATTATTTATACGAAACCAATGTTGGTGCAGGATTGCCATTAATTGATACGATTAAATTGTTGCATCTTTCAGGAGAAAATATCACGAAAATCAAAGGAGTTTTCTCTGGAACATTAAGTTATTTATTCAATAATTTCTCTGCAAAAGATGCGCCTTTCAGCGAAATCTTGCAGGAAGCAATTGATAACGGATATACAGAACCAGATCCGCGTGAAGATTTATGCGGAAATGATGTTGGTAGAAAATTATTAATTTTAGCTAGAGAATTAGATTTGCAAAATGAGTTTGAGGAAATCTCAATTCAGAATTTAATTCCGGAACACTTACGTGAAGGAAGCGCTGCCGATTTCTTGACAAAATTAAAAGAGTTCGATCCAATTTATGCTAAAATAAAAGCAGAGCAACAGCCAAATCACGTTTTAAGATATATTGGTGAATTGTCTGGAGATTTGCAGAATGACAAAGGAAATTTAGAAGTAAAATTAGTTTCGGTACCTTCAGATACAGCTTTAGGCGGATTAAAAGGTTCAGATTCTTTCTTCGAAATTTATACAGAATCTTATGGAGATCGTCCAATCGTTATTCAGGGAGCTGGTGCAGGTTCTGCAGTGACGGCAAGAGGGGTTTTCGGAGATATTTTGAGATTGTCTGATAAAGGGTAATAAATTCAGTTTGTCATTGCGAGGAACGAAGCAATCACATTTGCAAAATCAAGCTTTGTGTCATTGTTAGTGAGGTTGCTTCGTTCCTCGCAATGACAAGAATAAAAAAAACAAAAAAATAACAACACAATGAAAGTAACTTTAAACAGAGTAAATGACGCATTTCATTTCAAAGTAAAAAATGAACGCGGACACGTAGTTGACGTTGATAGCAGAGCCGAATTTGGCGGAAGCGATTTAGGTGCAAGTCCAATGGAATTGGTATTGATGGGAGTTGCGGGTTGTAGCGCTATTGATATGATTTCGATCTTAAAAAAACAGCGTCAGGAAATCACTTCTTTTAATGCTGAGGTTGAAGGAACACGAGTGCAAATCGAAGAGGCAAAACCTTTTAAAGAAATCGATGTGGTTTTCTATTTAGAAGGAGAAATCAATCCAGAAAAAGCAAAAAAAGCAGCACAACTTTCTTTTGAGAAATATTGTTCAGTTGCCAAAACGGTAGAACCGACAGCAACCATTAACTACAAAGTTGTCTTGAACAACGAAGCTTTATAAATTAGTTAATTAGAGAATTGGATAATTAGAAAATTAGATAATTCTTTTGACCTCTTAAAATGAAATTCGCTTTGGTTCTTAGTGAAGCTTTGTGTTTCCTTTGAGAGTCTCTGTGAAATTTATATAAAAATAGAATTAGTGCTAATTAGTGCAATTCGTGTTAAAACAAAAAAAACAAAACAACACAATGAATACAGAAGAATTTGGTTTTGAAACACAAGCCATTAGAACACAATTAGAAAGATCTCAGTATCTAGAGCATTCGGTGCCATTATACTTATCGTCAAGTTTTATATTTGAAGATGCAGAAGATATGCGAGCTTCGTTTACAGAAGAAAAAGAAAGAAATATTTACAGCCGTTTCAGTAACCCAAATACAACTGAATTTGTAGAAAAGATCTGCAAAATGGAAGGAGCTGATTCTGGTTATGCTTTCGCAACGGGAATGGCAGCAGTATATTCTACTTTTGCAGCATTGTTAAATTCTGGAGATCATATTGTTTCTGCAAGCAGTGTTTTTGGTTCTACTCACGCTTTGTTTATGACTTATTTCCCAAAATGGAACATCGAAACTTCTTATTTTGAAATCAATAAGCCGGAAACAATCGAGAGTTTTATTAAGCCAAACACCAAAATATTATACGCCGAATCTCCAACAAATCCAGGAGTTGATGTAATCGATTTAGAATTGTTAGGAAATATTGCTAAAAAACACAATTTGATTTTAATTATCGACAACTGTTTTGCAACGCCATATTTACAGCAGCCAATTAAATTTGGAGCACATTTGGTTATCCATTCAGCAACAAAATTAATTGATGGACAAGGACGTGTTTTAGGTGGAGTAACAGTTGGAGATGCAGAATTAATCAGACAGATTTATTTGTTTTCAAGAAATACAGGGCCAGCTTTGTCGCCGTTTAATGCTTGGGTTCTTTCAAAAAGTTTAGAAACATTGGCAGTTCGCGTTGACAGACATTGCGAAAATGCTTTAAAAGTAGCTGAGTTTTTAGAAAGTCATCCAAATGTAAACAGCGTAAAATATCCGTTCTTGAAATCGCATCCGCAATACGAAATTGCTAAAAAACAGATGAAAGCTGGTGGAAACATCATCGCATTTGAAATTAAAGGCGGAATCGAAGCAGGAAGAAAATTCTTGAATTCAATTCAACTTTGTTCGTTATCAGCAAATATTGGAGATACAAGAACAATTGTTACGCATCC from Flavobacterium sp. KACC 22763 includes these protein-coding regions:
- a CDS encoding alpha/beta fold hydrolase, giving the protein MENIPNPIIIQDFITESGATYHSIPLSFTLAGQPLHSAPIVLVNHALTGNSQVTGENGWWNDLIGEGKTIDTAVYTVLAFDIPGNGSNSFLIDNYLDFTARDIARIFIEGIKALQIEKLFAVIGGSVGGGIAWEILALAPNITENLIPIASDWKSTDWLIANCFLQEQILNNSSKPIEDARIHAMLCYRSPESFKEKFQRTINQDLLIFNIESWLAHHGKKLQKRFQLSSYKLMNQLLKTIDITRNSESFENLMSKTKASIHIVGINSDLFFTAKENVETYEELKKFKDNVFYSEIDSVHGHDAFLIEYKQLDHLLADIFKAETIKK
- the thrA gene encoding bifunctional aspartate kinase/homoserine dehydrogenase I, whose product is MKVLKFGGKSLANGEGLNKVVSIISDKVNQGEKIAVVVSARGNATDELEFILSIAAKNGSYKELLENFKKYQISDYPQVDLSEEFNVLDKLFEGVSLIGDYSKKIKDQILSKGELLSAKLLTAILLEKGIPANFVDTRDLLKTDSKFGDAQPLEQLSKKNVVNYFKEHNGETVNIVTGFIGSNNNNDTTTLGRNGSNYTASLIANYLNAEELQNFTHVDGIYTANPDLVADAKKIEYLSFNEANELANFGATILHAKTIIPLLEKNIPLRILNTFNHENRGTLITSDSSKEGIKTLSVLENVSLVNLEGRGLLGKAGVDARIFKVMGDHNISVSIISQGSSERGIGLVVATEKATLAMVELEKEFENDFYSKDVNQITVTDNVSVISIIGQDLSTFHKPYTALIKNKIVPILFNNTVTGKNVSLVVKKEELNKALNVIHGEIFGVSKKINIAIFGHGLVGGTLINQILESAAAIEKRKDIKLNVFAIANSKKLLLNKYGVNSNWKNDIATKGEAYTIKDIIAYANEHHLENLIAIDNTASATFVENYIPLVESSFDLISSNKVANTLTYGFYKELRKALAENQKNYLYETNVGAGLPLIDTIKLLHLSGENITKIKGVFSGTLSYLFNNFSAKDAPFSEILQEAIDNGYTEPDPREDLCGNDVGRKLLILARELDLQNEFEEISIQNLIPEHLREGSAADFLTKLKEFDPIYAKIKAEQQPNHVLRYIGELSGDLQNDKGNLEVKLVSVPSDTALGGLKGSDSFFEIYTESYGDRPIVIQGAGAGSAVTARGVFGDILRLSDKG
- a CDS encoding OsmC family protein — translated: MKVTLNRVNDAFHFKVKNERGHVVDVDSRAEFGGSDLGASPMELVLMGVAGCSAIDMISILKKQRQEITSFNAEVEGTRVQIEEAKPFKEIDVVFYLEGEINPEKAKKAAQLSFEKYCSVAKTVEPTATINYKVVLNNEAL
- a CDS encoding trans-sulfuration enzyme family protein translates to MNTEEFGFETQAIRTQLERSQYLEHSVPLYLSSSFIFEDAEDMRASFTEEKERNIYSRFSNPNTTEFVEKICKMEGADSGYAFATGMAAVYSTFAALLNSGDHIVSASSVFGSTHALFMTYFPKWNIETSYFEINKPETIESFIKPNTKILYAESPTNPGVDVIDLELLGNIAKKHNLILIIDNCFATPYLQQPIKFGAHLVIHSATKLIDGQGRVLGGVTVGDAELIRQIYLFSRNTGPALSPFNAWVLSKSLETLAVRVDRHCENALKVAEFLESHPNVNSVKYPFLKSHPQYEIAKKQMKAGGNIIAFEIKGGIEAGRKFLNSIQLCSLSANIGDTRTIVTHPASTTHSKLSEEDQLAVGITQGLVRVSVGLETVEDVIADLKQALA